The Anastrepha ludens isolate Willacy chromosome X, idAnaLude1.1, whole genome shotgun sequence genome includes a window with the following:
- the LOC128870093 gene encoding uncharacterized protein LOC128870093, whose amino-acid sequence MYLAISTRPDILHSVSKLSQRNTDPHVEHEAGVKHVLRYLKKTVNWKLNYMKSNKAIEGFADADWGSDPSDRKSYSGYAFVLAGGVFSWESKKQSVVALSSTETEYLALSAAAKEAAYINKLLKEMGFGQSGPTVINNDNLSSQSLVKSPTYHARSKHIDIKFHHIRQMYSNKEIDLSYISTNNMMSDMLTKNLHKSKHVKFSKEMGIF is encoded by the coding sequence ATGTATTTAGCAATCTCAACTCGTCCAGATATTCTACATTCCGTGAGTAAATTATCGCAGCGCAATACTGATCCGCATGTAGAGCACGAAGCAGGAGTGAAACATGTGTTACGATATTTAAAAAAGACAGTCAACTGGAAGCTGAactatatgaaatcaaataaagctATTGAAGGTTTTGCAGATGCTGACTGGGGTAGTGACCCTAGTGACCGTAAGTCATACTCAGGCTATGCTTTTGTATTAGCTGGTGGAGTATTTTCTTGGGAATCCAAGAAACAGAGCGTCGTAGCTCTAAGTAGTACAGAGACTGAATATCTCGCATTATCCGCTGCGGCGAAAGAGGCCGCATatattaacaaacttttaaaagaaatgggtTTTGGGCAGAGTGGACCAACAGTAATCAACAACGACAATCTGAGTTCGCAAAGTTTAGTAAAGAGTCCAACTTATCATGCAAGAAGCAAGCATATCGACATCAAATTTCATCATATCCGGCAGATGTACAGCAACAAGGAAATAGATTTAAGTTATATTTCAACAAATAATATGATGTCAGATATgttaacgaaaaatttacataaatcaaAGCATGTAAAATTCTCTAAAGAGATGGGAATATTTTAG